A section of the Leminorella richardii genome encodes:
- the rsmG gene encoding 16S rRNA (guanine(527)-N(7))-methyltransferase RsmG has product MENRFNRLLAAASIDLTNEQKQRLLGYVTLLDKWNKAYNLTSVRDPQEMLVRHVMDSIVVNPHLSGTQFIDVGTGPGLPGIPLAIVRPDSKFTLLDSLGKRIRFIRQVVHELGLTNVTPIQSRVEEYSIPEGFDGVISRAFASLGDMLTWCHHLPKTGGRFYALKGIISNEELSQVPEGFFVKNVVELNVPELEGERHLVVVEAKK; this is encoded by the coding sequence GTGGAAAACCGCTTTAATCGACTGCTTGCTGCTGCCAGTATAGACCTGACTAACGAGCAAAAGCAGCGCCTTTTAGGCTATGTTACGCTGCTGGACAAGTGGAATAAGGCCTATAACCTGACGTCAGTAAGGGATCCACAGGAAATGCTGGTTCGCCACGTTATGGACAGCATTGTTGTTAATCCCCACCTGTCTGGAACACAGTTTATTGACGTAGGTACTGGGCCTGGGTTGCCCGGTATTCCGCTTGCTATTGTCAGGCCTGATTCCAAATTCACGCTGCTAGACAGCTTGGGAAAGCGGATCCGCTTTATCCGTCAGGTTGTTCACGAGTTAGGATTAACCAACGTAACACCCATTCAGAGCCGGGTTGAAGAATATTCTATTCCTGAAGGTTTTGACGGCGTGATAAGCCGTGCTTTTGCCTCTTTGGGAGATATGCTGACCTGGTGTCACCACTTGCCGAAAACCGGTGGGCGCTTTTATGCGCTAAAGGGCATCATTTCAAACGAAGAGCTTTCTCAAGTTCCTGAAGGCTTTTTCGTTAAAAACGTCGTCGAGTTGAACGTGCCTGAACTGGAAGGTGAACGACACCTTGTCGTGGTCGAAGCTAAAAAATGA